GCCTGCGGACCGGCGACCAGTTCGTCATCCACGGGCTCCAGATAGAGGGCTATCGCCTCGCGGATGTTGGACAAGGCCTCCTCCTCGGTATCCCCCTCGCTGATGCACCCGGGGAGG
This portion of the Thermodesulfobacteriota bacterium genome encodes:
- a CDS encoding type II toxin-antitoxin system HicB family antitoxin gives rise to the protein MQLIVVLEASDEGGFTVHVPSLPGCISEGDTEEEALSNIREAIALYLEPVDDELVAGPQAKRVELAL